ATGCATGTAAACTGTAAAGAATGTAAAGATAACTCATCGATGACGCATTCAGATGACGAATTCGTCAGACTGCGCGTCGCCTTCAACTCTTCATTCAACCCTTCCATCAACGTCATCCCCTCCCAAAAGCCATTGAACCCAACCACTTCTTGGAACCGGTGTAAACCTacttgattttgatttgttgtttagaaaaattgtttgtaGAGCGCTagtttcgttttttgaattttgaacgcAATGTTTTGTTCACGTTCTTTGTAtcaatcaattattttcaaaacaaattaataaGATTTGTAATTCTGTACCTGCAGATCAACTTCCAGTTAAGAAGGTACCACAGAACAGATGAGTTCTCTGAACTCCTATGAATGACGATACCAGTAGGTGTTCTTCGGTTATCGATTTAAAAACCAATCCTAAAAACACAAACTTTGCTCCACAGCGAAATGATGCTGTAATAACTCGATCATAGTATTACTATTGTTACTCGATAATTGTGCTGTTTCTTACGTTCTTCGATTACAATCTACGTACGaagctaaaaaattgaactaaaaaaatcaCACGAATAGATATAAAACTGCAGATATATTTCATCTAGTTTCTCTAATTGAAAGTAATGCAATACaacttaaaaattataataacatACAaagtcattcaaaaattataataacaatttttttgtacgattCATCGACGATCTCAAATCACGACTCTGGTTCATTCACTCAGCATTTTGTTACCGTAAAAAATAACTTAGCTGCAGTTGTTGACGTTCTGCTACATTCATATAGACACAATTTTAACGtgataaaatattaattctATTTACACTTGTTTTATACACATCTCAGCTTTCCAATATGCGACAGTCAATTCGCGATTACATAACCAATAGATCTATTTTTTGTGTTTCTCTGCGTGTTGGAAATCAGTCATTCCACGACCAGCGACTCCACATGTGCCAATGCCTACTCGTCCGTTGACGTTATCAGGAGAAgcgaaaatactttttttagTTATTCCTTTCTTGtaagtctgaaaaaaattcaataagttaTTAGCTGTGCTAACTCGAGATAGATTTCTACAAATATAAAATTCTACGACGGACGATTACCTTAGAACTAAACATAAGCCATTTATTCTTCTCAGTTTCTCTTTCTTCTTCCATTTGTTTAAAACGTTGCTGcttcttcaactttttctttttcaggtaCTCTCGTTCTTTCGTCGTAGGCAATTTTCTGTAACAAACAACGTATTTTAGAACAGGAATAAGTTTTCATCACCACTCTGATCGTGGAAAAAACATCTGTTTATGAAAATTAAcagcgaaaatgaaaaattcgtaacTATCGTACGTTGGGTAACTCGAAAATGGTGGCAAATACGATAATCTAAATAGTACCGCTCAACTTACGAATAGCTACGCCATCACTGATATAGTAATCTTCGTACACGAACGATGCCTCTCATCATATCAATACACCTGACGAATTCTTATAAATGACCAACGATATTAAATATATTCTTAGAGCAAAATAAAACCTTTAGTAATTAGTTACCTGCCAAGCTATTGATACGGTTGCCAATCTGTATTAAAATGCAGTCGCATGAATTTACAATACAACGGTATGATTTCCTCTAGCAGGATAACAACTATCAAATCAGccagattttataaaaaaaaaattacgtttttttataGGTTATTTTATGTTCGtgaattttatgcaaatttcatGTTATTAACTCGATTGGAAATCCATTATGCAACAGCACTGATGAACTATTGAAAGGTACATaggaaagaaaaattcaagaaatcgaATCAACTTACTTTAATTTAGATAGTCCTCGATCTTGACCTTTGGGTaactcttttaaaaattctttcgtTAAAACTACAGGAACGCCGACTTTGTGACTATCAAATAAAACTGATACTTCGTCATTTTCTATAGATTCGACGGTTGCTTCGTAATACCTGTAAGTTTACGATTTTGAAACATACTATAAAGCATTAAGTGAAAcatgttgaattgaaaatcactTACTGTCCGTCATCTAACCAAAATGCTAAACATCTCTCTCCTATTCTccaattctttttcaatttctctgaaGGTAAAATACTAGAATCCGGTACTTTGACATCTTcagtaaataaatcaatttctgTCAAACATAACGAAAGACGATTAACTTTAGGATTTAATGTGGAACTAATTGATACGTATTCGATGTCACTTACCATCTCTTTTTTCATCCGGTAGCTGAGATTTGATAAACTGTGTTGTCAATTCGATAACTTGTTCCAAGTCTTTCTTCAACGTCAATAATTCTTCGTTATCCGGAGCTGTAGTTAGAGCTGCTTCAACCTAAACAAATCAATTCAAATTCCGTGTTAGAAGCTGCGAAGATGTGTAACATATGTTCTGAGGGTAGTATGGGAATTGAAGTGTCGTTTACACtatagaaaataattattttcattcgaaTTATCAAAATAATCTGAATGTAAATATACCTGCTCGAGTTGAAGTTTGTAGTTCTGTAAATCTTCTGCCATGATCAATATGTTAAATTACACAGGTAATGAAATGAATGAGAGTGGACCTGATTGAATAACTAATACATGGTACATTAAACAATCTAGCATTCAATTTTAATCGACGCAAATCATAAGGAAATTAtaaaacttggaagaaaatcaaatcgaaatcatcttctttttccaaaaaaattgtgaagtcAAAATTGTCAGCGTTGCCATGGTGCTTTCTTTCCATCGTTGCCAAATCTCTCTGAATTACAAACAGTCCAAAATAAAACTGTcgtaagtaaaatttcattttttcacgaaaaactggaattttcacaaTAAATGTGTGACCATTGAAAGTTTTTAAagtattttatgtaaaattgctaattttactaatttttaatcgatgaaatttgtaaaaaatcgaaCTTTATTCTCACCTTAAGGCGTATTCTGCATTCTTGCGAGATTACTAATCAGTGTTACAACATCGCAAAATAAACAAAGGTTttcaaaagattgaaaatttttgaaaaatattttgccatTTCATTCGTCTT
This region of Planococcus citri chromosome 5, ihPlaCitr1.1, whole genome shotgun sequence genomic DNA includes:
- the Spf30 gene encoding survival of motor neuron-related-splicing factor 30; this encodes MAEDLQNYKLQLEQVEAALTTAPDNEELLTLKKDLEQVIELTTQFIKSQLPDEKRDEIDLFTEDVKVPDSSILPSEKLKKNWRIGERCLAFWLDDGQYYEATVESIENDEVSVLFDSHKVGVPVVLTKEFLKELPKGQDRGLSKLKKLPTTKEREYLKKKKLKKQQRFKQMEEERETEKNKWLMFSSKTYKKGITKKSIFASPDNVNGRVGIGTCGVAGRGMTDFQHAEKHKK